The stretch of DNA CTACCGGGTGGGGTCTCGAACGACCGGAACGGTGGGGTGTCCTGCACACGGCGGAGGGACCGGAGACGATCCCGTCGCAGCGGGGTGCGTATCAGGACTATTACAGGGAGTTCGCGGCCGCGGTGGCCGGCGCAGCCCCGCAGCCGGTTCCGGCTCGCACCGCACTCGGCACCATCGCGGTGCTGGCGGCGGCACGTGAGGCCGCCGAGACCGGCCGCACGGTCGTCGTCGCACCCGCCGACTGACCGGCGGCGCCCCGCTCAGCGTGCCGAGTCGAGGAACTCGGCGACAGCCGTGTTGAACGATTCCGGTCGCTCCATGTTCGTCGCGTGGCCCGCCCGCGGGATGACGGTCGACGCCCCCTTCGCCGCCAACGCCGCAGCCACCTCCGCGTGCGCCGGTGGCCAGAGCTCGCTCTCGGAACCCGCGACGAAAAGCACCGGAAGGCCGCTCGAGCGGATGGCCGGACGCCAATCGCGTTGTGCGTGATCGTTCAACAGTGCGAGTTCCGGTTGCGACAGTTTCCAGTCGACGCGGCCCATCGCGGCGATGAAGCGGACCAACCGCATCCCGCGCCGCCAGATCGGGGTGCCGTGCCCGGTCGAGGGAATCCCGTCCGCGAAGAACGTGTCCGCCTCGTCCCCGCCGTAACCGTAGAACCCGTACTCCCAATCCGGTGTGTTGAGCATCCTGGGTGTCTGGTCGACCACGACGGCGGCGCGAAGCCGCCCAGTGCCGTAGGTGTCGACATACGACCAGATCGTGTTCCCGCCCATCGAGCCACCGATCATCGCCGCATCCTGCAGGTCGAGTTCCTCGAGGAGCGCGTGCACCTGATCGGCCCGTGTCTGCATCGTCGTTCCGTGCGGCATGGCCGGAGCGGTCCCGTGACCCGGCAGATCGACGGCGACGACGCGGTGGCCGGCCCCGATCAGCGACGGGATCTGATAGCGCCACGAGGTTGCGGGCGCCTTGAACCCTGCCAGCAAGATCACGTTCGACGACCGGCCGTCACCGTGCACGGTGTAGTCGATTCGATCCCCTCCGGATTCGATGAATGGCACCCGTTTCCCCCGCCCTCGAATTCCTGCCAGGCGGCACTGTGCCTCCTGCGTCACTGCGACGGTAGTGCAACGCGAGCGAGCAAGCCATGGAGAACTTCTCCACTGCATACGGACTCCGGTGTGGAGTTCAGCGCGACGGTGTGGGTGGGCTCTCAACTGTTGACGTAATTTCTACTACTACCTGATCCTTCCTATTACTGTCGGTTCATGCGGATCGGTGAGGCGGCAACAACATGGGCATGTCCGTGGTGGGGTCCGGCAGGCCGCATCGGGGTCCGGTTACCTTCTCGGCGTTCAGGTTCCGGTCGACGAGTCTTCGATCGGCAGGATCGCGCTATCAATTGGGTCGACCTGTGTTCGGGCCGACGGGCGGAAGCGTTGTCTTGCCGGGTGTCCGGCTCGACCGGCCAGGAACCCTCACTCTCCGATCAGGAAACGATGTTGAGTGTGCGTGCCACCGGCCGGGCCTGCCGGGATCGTTGTTCCGGTTTACGGGAGAGACTCGAGCGGGCGTGAATCCGGATGCGTCACGACGCAGCCAC from Rhodococcus opacus B4 encodes:
- a CDS encoding alpha/beta fold hydrolase; its protein translation is MPFIESGGDRIDYTVHGDGRSSNVILLAGFKAPATSWRYQIPSLIGAGHRVVAVDLPGHGTAPAMPHGTTMQTRADQVHALLEELDLQDAAMIGGSMGGNTIWSYVDTYGTGRLRAAVVVDQTPRMLNTPDWEYGFYGYGGDEADTFFADGIPSTGHGTPIWRRGMRLVRFIAAMGRVDWKLSQPELALLNDHAQRDWRPAIRSSGLPVLFVAGSESELWPPAHAEVAAALAAKGASTVIPRAGHATNMERPESFNTAVAEFLDSAR